The following are from one region of the Erwinia billingiae Eb661 genome:
- the cdsA gene encoding phosphatidate cytidylyltransferase has product MLKSRLITAFILIPIVIAALFLLPPPGFAIVTLVVCMLAAWEWGQFAGFATRSQRIWLAVLCGLLLAFMMFTLPAYQHSVHLPQVAGSLWAALCWWIVALLLVLSYPGSASFWRSSKALRLLFGVLTIVPFFWGMLTLRQYHYDTDHFAGAWWLLYVMLLVWGADSGAYMFGRLFGKHKLSPKVSPGKTWEGFFGGLLTSALIAWLFGLWAPLTISPVTLLVCSLVAALASVLGDLTESMFKREAGIKDSGNLIPGHGGILDRIDSLTAAVPVFACLLLLVFGTL; this is encoded by the coding sequence TTGCTGAAGTCTCGCCTGATTACCGCGTTTATACTTATCCCGATTGTGATTGCAGCGCTGTTCCTGCTTCCGCCTCCTGGATTTGCCATTGTGACCCTGGTGGTATGCATGCTTGCCGCCTGGGAATGGGGACAGTTTGCGGGCTTCGCGACCCGCTCGCAACGCATCTGGCTGGCAGTCCTGTGTGGACTGCTGCTCGCCTTTATGATGTTCACTCTTCCTGCTTATCAGCACTCGGTACACCTGCCACAGGTTGCCGGTTCGCTATGGGCCGCCCTTTGTTGGTGGATCGTAGCCTTGCTGCTGGTGCTCTCTTATCCCGGCTCGGCCTCGTTTTGGCGCTCGTCTAAAGCGCTTCGCCTGCTGTTCGGTGTCCTGACCATTGTGCCGTTCTTCTGGGGCATGCTGACGTTACGCCAGTATCACTACGATACCGACCATTTTGCCGGTGCCTGGTGGCTGCTGTACGTGATGCTGCTGGTCTGGGGCGCTGATTCTGGTGCCTACATGTTTGGCCGCCTGTTTGGTAAACACAAGCTGTCACCTAAAGTCTCACCGGGAAAAACCTGGGAAGGGTTCTTTGGTGGCCTGCTGACGTCTGCACTGATTGCCTGGCTGTTTGGCCTTTGGGCGCCGCTGACTATCTCGCCTGTTACCCTGTTGGTTTGTTCACTGGTCGCCGCACTGGCCTCGGTGTTAGGGGATTTAACCGAGAGCATGTTCAAGCGCGAAGCCGGCATTAAAGACAGTGGTAATTTGATCCCCGGACATGGGGGCATCCTTGACCGTATCGACAGCCTGACTGCAGCCGTACCTGTGTTCGCCTGCCTGTTGTTGCTGGTTTTCGGGACGCTATAA